One stretch of Planococcus sp. PAMC 21323 DNA includes these proteins:
- a CDS encoding DEAD/DEAH box helicase gives MNQFQTEGSRLYYLTIDRGESFRIQAANEAGNRIPPEIWKSYLYFLDKDSFYGLTAQTDGLDLVLTPADFVRLFQNEPHHYVTFAGQRAEDEAWLKLAEKVADSLSDPNLWDHISVEENSIVISDQYGDDEIRTFLADTIQHQLRQKGLTVAQLPYIQGFVQQAGWQGLPDADDYVVAVQLSEPDTDEFWSFKVVMRSKRGSVYWSPSKRRANEPIPKALPEKWRSFAPDIKNRQALLLSLCPSIESFDEDLFYHTEWTDAEILEFLRNDAEILQAFGVEVSIPSWLKAVQESKIRVKANVNSTIKKASVVGLDQIINFDWQFSLNGHDLSMQDFQRLVSENKEFIRIGNEWVRVDSNLLMQLRKMIEEAEDADWTIKDMLFQNVPEIMLEETAEEDDPLVEFHLNRSLKTLLDKLLDKRDLPETALPKNLLTELRPYQKIGFDYLVFMRQEGFGLCLADDMGLGKTVQLITYLLHVHAKKPDQPSLIICPTSVLGNWQKEIERFAPDLKVVTHYGSVRPKGEEFNAFLAAEKPDVVLSTYGIASSDGEEMQSLHWSSITLDEAQNIKNMYTKQSRTIRKFRGDHHIALTGTPIENRLSELWSIFDFINKGYLYRIKQFQENFMIPIERDNSEEHKEKLRQRIQPFLLRRTKKDPDLQLNLPEKQEQLEYCPLTPEQAALYEGLVQDTVQKMETLTGFEKKGLVLKMLSKLKQLCNHPSLYLKEPYTNAAEILPRSQKLERIVTLAGEIAERGEQCLIFTQYIGMGHLLQQAINELYGHEVPFLTGSMPKQQRDTLVAQFQAGKFPIFILSLKAGGTGLNLTAATHVLHADRWWNPAVENQATDRAYRIGQTQFVHVHKFVTIGTIEEKIDSLLVQKQSMSEEFIQSSQWMTDLSDNDLKELFTYSL, from the coding sequence ATGAATCAATTCCAAACTGAAGGAAGCCGTCTCTACTATTTAACCATCGATCGTGGAGAATCTTTCCGCATTCAAGCAGCTAATGAAGCTGGCAATCGGATTCCGCCGGAAATCTGGAAATCGTATTTGTATTTTCTAGATAAAGATAGCTTTTACGGCTTAACGGCACAAACGGATGGACTTGACTTAGTATTAACTCCCGCAGATTTTGTGCGGTTGTTTCAAAACGAACCTCATCATTACGTAACGTTTGCTGGTCAACGAGCAGAAGATGAAGCTTGGCTGAAATTGGCTGAAAAAGTGGCTGACTCTTTAAGTGACCCTAATTTATGGGACCATATATCGGTTGAAGAAAACAGTATTGTGATTAGTGATCAGTATGGAGATGACGAAATTCGAACATTTCTTGCTGATACGATTCAGCATCAATTGCGTCAAAAAGGCTTAACGGTAGCTCAACTTCCTTACATTCAAGGTTTTGTGCAACAAGCTGGTTGGCAAGGTTTGCCGGATGCAGATGATTATGTGGTCGCCGTACAATTAAGCGAACCTGATACAGATGAATTTTGGTCTTTTAAAGTCGTTATGCGCTCTAAACGAGGCAGTGTGTACTGGTCTCCTTCTAAACGTCGAGCAAATGAACCTATCCCTAAAGCGTTACCTGAAAAATGGCGTTCGTTTGCGCCAGATATTAAAAATCGCCAAGCTTTGCTATTAAGCTTATGTCCTTCTATTGAGAGCTTTGATGAAGATCTTTTTTATCATACTGAATGGACAGATGCAGAAATTCTTGAGTTCTTACGTAATGACGCAGAAATCTTACAAGCGTTTGGAGTAGAAGTATCGATCCCTTCTTGGTTAAAAGCTGTTCAAGAATCCAAAATTCGTGTGAAAGCCAACGTCAACTCGACGATTAAAAAAGCATCTGTTGTCGGACTTGATCAAATCATCAATTTTGATTGGCAGTTTTCGTTAAACGGACATGATTTGAGTATGCAAGATTTTCAGCGTTTAGTGTCTGAGAACAAGGAATTTATCCGTATAGGTAATGAATGGGTTCGTGTCGATTCCAATTTGTTAATGCAATTGCGGAAAATGATTGAAGAAGCAGAAGATGCTGATTGGACGATCAAAGATATGTTGTTCCAAAACGTACCGGAAATCATGCTTGAGGAAACAGCTGAAGAAGATGACCCACTCGTTGAATTTCATTTAAATAGATCGTTAAAAACATTACTCGATAAACTTCTTGATAAGCGTGACTTACCGGAAACAGCGTTACCAAAAAACTTATTAACAGAGCTACGTCCTTACCAGAAAATCGGCTTTGATTATTTAGTATTTATGCGTCAAGAAGGTTTTGGGTTATGTTTAGCAGATGATATGGGCTTAGGAAAAACAGTTCAGCTCATTACTTATTTGCTACATGTTCATGCAAAAAAACCAGATCAACCTTCGTTAATTATTTGTCCAACTTCTGTACTTGGCAACTGGCAAAAAGAAATAGAGCGCTTTGCGCCTGATTTAAAAGTAGTCACGCATTATGGCAGTGTTCGTCCAAAAGGTGAAGAGTTTAATGCCTTTTTAGCCGCGGAAAAACCTGATGTGGTGTTATCTACTTACGGCATTGCCTCTTCCGATGGAGAAGAAATGCAAAGTTTGCATTGGTCAAGCATCACACTAGATGAAGCACAGAATATCAAGAATATGTACACAAAACAGTCGCGTACGATTCGGAAATTCCGCGGAGATCACCACATCGCCTTAACAGGAACGCCGATTGAAAACCGCTTGTCTGAATTATGGTCAATATTCGACTTTATCAATAAAGGTTACCTTTACCGCATTAAACAATTCCAAGAAAACTTCATGATTCCCATTGAACGGGATAATTCTGAAGAACATAAAGAAAAGTTGCGTCAGCGAATTCAGCCATTCTTGCTTCGCCGGACGAAGAAAGATCCGGACTTGCAGTTAAACTTGCCTGAGAAACAAGAACAGCTGGAATATTGTCCACTGACTCCTGAGCAAGCCGCTCTGTACGAAGGACTTGTTCAAGACACGGTGCAGAAAATGGAGACGCTCACAGGTTTTGAGAAAAAAGGATTAGTGTTGAAAATGCTCAGCAAATTAAAGCAGCTATGTAATCATCCATCTCTTTATTTAAAAGAGCCGTATACGAATGCTGCTGAAATTCTTCCTCGTTCTCAAAAACTAGAGCGCATTGTGACCTTGGCCGGGGAAATTGCGGAACGCGGGGAACAATGTTTGATTTTCACACAATATATTGGAATGGGTCATTTATTACAGCAAGCGATTAACGAGTTGTATGGTCACGAAGTACCTTTCTTAACCGGTAGCATGCCCAAACAACAACGTGATACGTTAGTAGCTCAGTTCCAAGCTGGGAAGTTTCCAATCTTCATCTTGTCTTTGAAAGCAGGCGGTACCGGTCTGAACTTAACGGCCGCAACGCATGTGTTACATGCTGACAGATGGTGGAATCCAGCCGTGGAAAATCAAGCGACCGACCGAGCTTATCGGATTGGTCAAACTCAATTTGTTCATGTCCATAAGTTTGTGACTATCGGAACAATTGAAGAAAAAATTGATTCTCTATTGGTTCAAAAGCAATCGATGTCTGAAGAATTTATTCAATCTAGTCAATGGATGACTGATCTTTCGGATAATGACTTGAAAGAACTCTTTACTTATTCTCTATAA
- a CDS encoding single-stranded DNA-binding protein, with protein MNQVGIVGRLTKDPTMRVMTEGRIHTSFVVAVSRNYKNQKGETETDFVLCSTWGRPAHNISKYCVKGSLVAVTGRLQSRSYDKEDGTRIYVTEVLGDQIRFLDKRKTQEETTSQQETPQNDRDFDFQPPETEQVNA; from the coding sequence ATGAATCAAGTTGGAATTGTAGGTCGTTTGACGAAAGATCCAACAATGCGAGTCATGACCGAAGGACGAATACATACTTCCTTCGTCGTAGCAGTTTCAAGAAACTATAAAAATCAGAAAGGAGAAACAGAAACAGATTTCGTGCTTTGTTCCACCTGGGGAAGGCCAGCTCACAACATCTCCAAATACTGTGTGAAAGGATCACTAGTAGCAGTTACAGGTCGTCTGCAATCGCGCTCCTATGATAAAGAAGACGGCACACGAATTTATGTCACAGAAGTATTGGGCGACCAAATCCGATTCCTCGATAAAAGAAAAACACAAGAAGAAACCACATCTCAGCAGGAAACACCACAAAACGATAGAGACTTCGATTTCCAACCGCCAGAAACTGAACAAGTAAACGCATAG
- a CDS encoding YwpF family protein — protein sequence MKTFKMLSLGIEKEDQVTDYPVHDGIIINQENKERSWILEMLVDLPHQEIFDRLKESNELIAVQVVISYPKNEPAPFEVFVKDVKIMGDHVSVLMKGTLKRARRKYAETLLSELLEDGLEGQELLERFETDMRTRPGLRKDEA from the coding sequence ATGAAAACATTTAAAATGCTGTCATTAGGTATTGAAAAAGAAGATCAAGTGACTGATTATCCGGTACACGATGGCATCATCATTAACCAAGAAAATAAAGAGCGTTCGTGGATTTTAGAGATGCTCGTTGATTTACCGCATCAAGAAATCTTTGATCGCTTAAAAGAAAGCAACGAGTTAATAGCTGTGCAAGTGGTCATTTCCTATCCAAAAAACGAACCTGCCCCTTTTGAAGTCTTCGTTAAAGATGTAAAAATCATGGGAGACCATGTTTCGGTATTGATGAAAGGCACGTTAAAACGCGCCCGTCGTAAATATGCAGAAACACTTCTTTCTGAACTATTAGAAGATGGACTTGAAGGACAAGAGTTGCTTGAACGTTTTGAAACAGATATGCGGACTCGTCCAGGACTTCGTAAAGACGAAGCGTAA
- the fabZ gene encoding 3-hydroxyacyl-ACP dehydratase FabZ, whose protein sequence is MLTTEQIQAILPHRYPFLMVDRILEIEAGKKAVGLKNVSANEDFFNGHFPGYPVMPGVLIVEALAQVGAAAVLQLEANKGRLAFFTGIDNCRFKRQVVPGDQLRLEVVLTKLRGSMGKGHAIATVDGELACECDILFALGPVASK, encoded by the coding sequence TTGTTGACAACTGAACAAATTCAAGCAATTTTACCACATCGCTACCCGTTTTTGATGGTAGATCGTATTTTAGAAATTGAAGCTGGCAAAAAAGCTGTTGGCTTAAAAAATGTATCTGCAAACGAAGATTTCTTCAATGGGCATTTTCCAGGTTATCCAGTAATGCCAGGTGTTTTGATCGTTGAGGCATTGGCACAAGTTGGCGCTGCAGCTGTTTTGCAATTAGAAGCGAATAAAGGACGATTAGCATTTTTTACAGGAATCGATAATTGCCGCTTTAAGCGACAAGTTGTACCGGGCGATCAATTACGTTTAGAAGTTGTTTTAACAAAACTTCGTGGATCAATGGGCAAAGGTCATGCAATTGCGACAGTAGACGGTGAGCTCGCTTGTGAATGCGATATTCTTTTTGCGTTAGGTCCAGTAGCATCCAAATAA
- a CDS encoding DNA-directed RNA polymerase subunit beta produces MTEQKKNFSLRKKAKRDVVKSDSPKRTWWVQIRLFPIWLRIIIVVALIALAAVLGAMIGFGVIGDGSPADALKWKTWQHILDIMGGK; encoded by the coding sequence ATGACTGAACAAAAGAAAAACTTTTCTCTTCGAAAAAAAGCTAAAAGAGACGTGGTAAAATCAGATAGTCCGAAACGGACATGGTGGGTTCAAATACGTCTATTTCCAATATGGCTACGTATAATCATAGTCGTCGCTTTAATCGCGTTAGCGGCGGTTCTAGGCGCGATGATAGGCTTTGGCGTGATTGGAGACGGAAGTCCGGCCGATGCATTAAAATGGAAAACTTGGCAACACATATTAGATATAATGGGCGGTAAATAA
- a CDS encoding rod shape-determining protein: MFSKDIGIDLGTANVLIYVKGKGIILNEPSVVAKDKKTEEILAVGKEASNMIGRTPKHIKAIRPLKDGVIHDFDVTEAMLKHFVQILKLKGFMSKPRILICCPTNITSIEQNAIREVAEKAGAKKVYVEVEPKVAAIGAGLDIYQPNASMVIDIGGGTTDVAILSMGDIVASETIKIAGDRFDQQILKYVKDHHKLLIGEKTAEKIKIELGTAGKHLEEKQMEIRGRDILTAYPKTLVISSFEIEHALRESVEAIVEATRAVLEKTPPELASDIIESGAVLTGGGAMLNGLDQLLSEKLLIPISIADNPMECVVLGTGLMLEAKENIFRAKKTRSNSR; encoded by the coding sequence ATGTTTTCTAAAGACATTGGAATCGATCTTGGTACGGCGAACGTATTAATATATGTAAAAGGTAAAGGAATCATTTTAAATGAACCATCAGTAGTAGCCAAAGACAAAAAAACAGAAGAAATTTTAGCAGTGGGTAAAGAAGCGAGTAACATGATAGGCAGAACACCAAAGCATATTAAAGCAATTCGTCCACTAAAAGATGGTGTCATTCACGACTTTGATGTTACTGAAGCAATGCTTAAACATTTTGTGCAGATTCTAAAATTAAAAGGCTTTATGTCTAAACCCCGTATATTAATCTGTTGTCCAACAAATATTACGAGTATTGAACAAAATGCAATCCGTGAAGTAGCAGAAAAAGCGGGTGCTAAAAAGGTTTACGTAGAAGTCGAGCCCAAAGTAGCTGCTATCGGCGCTGGACTTGATATTTATCAACCAAATGCGAGTATGGTCATCGACATAGGAGGTGGCACTACCGATGTAGCCATTTTATCGATGGGGGACATAGTTGCGAGTGAAACAATTAAAATAGCGGGTGATCGATTTGATCAACAAATTTTGAAGTATGTAAAGGATCATCATAAATTACTGATTGGTGAAAAAACCGCTGAAAAAATCAAAATAGAACTGGGTACTGCGGGTAAGCATCTTGAAGAAAAACAGATGGAAATCCGGGGCCGTGATATTTTGACTGCTTATCCTAAAACCTTAGTCATTAGTTCATTTGAAATTGAACATGCATTAAGAGAATCAGTAGAAGCCATTGTAGAAGCAACACGTGCAGTTCTGGAAAAAACACCACCAGAACTCGCTTCAGATATTATTGAAAGTGGTGCGGTTTTAACAGGTGGTGGAGCAATGCTAAACGGTTTAGATCAATTGTTATCTGAAAAATTACTGATTCCAATTTCCATCGCTGATAACCCGATGGAATGTGTTGTACTTGGCACAGGTTTAATGCTTGAAGCGAAAGAAAATATATTTCGCGCCAAAAAAACAAGGTCAAACAGCAGATAG
- the murA gene encoding UDP-N-acetylglucosamine 1-carboxyvinyltransferase, whose protein sequence is MDQIIVKGGQKLKGKVRVEGAKNAVLPVLAGALLASNGKSIIKEVPNLADVYTIQEVLRSLNVTVEYFPEKNEMLIDSSATLSSEAQFEYVRKMRASILVMGPVLARNGFARVALPGGCAIGSRPIDQHLKGFEAMGASITFGNGFVEAKTDGRLRGAKIYLDFPSVGATENIMMAAALAEGTTIIENAAKEPEIVDVANYINEMGGRVIGAGTDTMRIEGVEEMHGAEHYIIPDRVEAGTFMVAAAITEGDVIIENAVPEHMTALISKMSEMGVNIEETEEGLRVSASRPLRSIDIKTMPHPGFPTDMQSQMMSLMLTATGNGVLTETVFENRFMHVEEFRRMNASVKIEGRSVIMEGPSKLQGAEVAATDLRAAAALILAGLAADGITRVTELYHLDRGYVDFHLKLASLGADIERVNADQVVEKVEHLV, encoded by the coding sequence GTGGATCAGATTATCGTAAAAGGCGGCCAAAAGTTAAAAGGAAAGGTACGGGTAGAAGGGGCTAAAAACGCAGTTTTACCTGTATTGGCTGGAGCATTACTCGCTTCAAATGGCAAAAGTATTATTAAAGAAGTACCGAATTTAGCAGACGTCTATACAATTCAAGAGGTTTTAAGAAGTTTAAATGTAACTGTTGAATATTTCCCGGAAAAGAACGAAATGCTGATTGACTCTTCGGCAACATTATCAAGTGAAGCTCAATTTGAATATGTGCGTAAAATGCGTGCTTCTATTTTAGTAATGGGACCGGTTCTTGCACGTAACGGTTTTGCCCGTGTTGCTTTACCAGGAGGCTGCGCGATTGGCTCACGTCCAATCGATCAACACCTAAAAGGATTCGAAGCAATGGGCGCAAGCATTACTTTCGGTAATGGCTTTGTGGAAGCAAAAACTGATGGTCGTCTACGTGGAGCAAAAATCTATTTAGATTTCCCAAGTGTCGGGGCGACTGAAAATATTATGATGGCAGCTGCTTTAGCTGAAGGTACAACAATCATTGAAAACGCGGCTAAAGAACCTGAAATTGTTGATGTGGCTAATTACATTAACGAAATGGGTGGTCGAGTTATTGGTGCGGGTACGGATACAATGCGCATCGAAGGTGTAGAAGAAATGCACGGTGCAGAACATTACATTATTCCAGATCGCGTAGAAGCTGGAACGTTTATGGTCGCTGCTGCAATTACTGAAGGCGATGTAATCATCGAAAACGCTGTGCCTGAACATATGACGGCATTGATTTCAAAAATGAGCGAAATGGGTGTTAATATTGAAGAAACTGAAGAAGGATTGCGCGTTAGTGCAAGTCGTCCACTTCGTTCAATTGATATTAAAACAATGCCTCACCCAGGATTCCCCACTGACATGCAATCTCAGATGATGTCATTAATGTTGACTGCAACTGGCAACGGAGTATTAACAGAAACGGTTTTCGAAAATCGTTTTATGCATGTAGAAGAATTCCGCCGCATGAATGCTTCAGTTAAAATCGAAGGACGTTCAGTTATTATGGAAGGTCCATCGAAATTACAAGGTGCAGAAGTTGCTGCTACAGACTTAAGAGCTGCGGCTGCGTTAATTCTTGCGGGTCTTGCTGCAGATGGAATTACACGCGTTACAGAACTTTATCATTTAGATCGTGGATACGTTGACTTCCATTTAAAACTTGCATCTTTGGGCGCTGATATTGAGCGTGTGAATGCTGATCAAGTAGTAGAAAAAGTTGAGCATTTGGTCTAA
- a CDS encoding DUF1146 family protein, translating into MEMMIGQTALISIFSHIFFTGVAFYAMRALMIDKFIHKHHVLQAQILYIFLSISIGTMVSTFFLNISSWSRQLPYLF; encoded by the coding sequence ATGGAAATGATGATTGGACAGACAGCGTTAATATCAATTTTTAGCCATATCTTCTTTACTGGTGTTGCTTTTTATGCGATGCGGGCATTGATGATTGATAAGTTCATACACAAACACCATGTTTTACAAGCACAAATCCTCTACATTTTTCTAAGCATATCAATCGGGACCATGGTATCTACTTTTTTCCTAAATATATCATCTTGGTCACGGCAACTGCCATACCTATTTTAA
- a CDS encoding F0F1 ATP synthase subunit epsilon, with protein MKTITVNIVTPDGPVYDSEVSMVIAVTATGEMGILPGHIPTVAPLGIGAVRLKTENSTELVAVNGGFLEIRPEKVTILAQSAERATDIDLSRAQESAKRAEALLQANKDEIDFKRAELALKRAMNRINVYEGNV; from the coding sequence ATGAAGACCATTACAGTCAATATTGTCACTCCCGACGGCCCGGTATACGATTCAGAAGTATCTATGGTTATTGCAGTTACAGCAACAGGTGAGATGGGTATTTTACCAGGTCACATTCCAACAGTTGCTCCTCTTGGAATCGGCGCAGTCCGATTGAAGACAGAGAACTCAACAGAATTAGTTGCTGTAAACGGTGGATTTCTTGAAATCCGCCCTGAAAAAGTGACTATCCTTGCACAATCGGCAGAACGCGCGACAGACATCGATCTGTCTCGTGCTCAAGAATCCGCTAAACGTGCAGAAGCACTCTTACAGGCTAATAAAGATGAAATCGACTTTAAACGTGCAGAATTGGCGTTAAAGCGTGCGATGAATCGTATCAACGTTTATGAGGGTAATGTTTAA
- the atpD gene encoding F0F1 ATP synthase subunit beta: MNTGHVLQVMGPVVDVKFANGELPAIYNALTVNIDRPGQAQVVLTLEVALHLGDDSVRTIAMESTDGLQRGSVVNDLGRAISVPVGNVTLGRVFNVLGEVIDLGEEIPLTERRDPIHRSAPTFEHLSTEVEILETGIKVVDLLAPYIKGGKIGLFGGAGVGKTVLIQELINNIAQEHGGLSVFAGVGERTREGNDLYFEMSDSGVIKKTAMVFGQMNEPPGARMRVALTGLTMAEYFRDEQGADVLLFIDNIFRFTQAGSEVSALLGRMPSAVGYQPTLATEMGQLQERITTTSAGSVTSIQAIYVPADDYTDPAPATTFAHLDATTNLERKLSEMGIYPAVDPLASTSRALSPEIVGEEHYAISREVQETLQRYRELQDIIAILGMDELSDEDKQTVNRARRVQNFLSQNFHVAEQFTGQKGSYVPVQETIKGFRGILDGKYDHLPEDAFRLVGRIEDVIAKAKGMGVEV, translated from the coding sequence ATGAATACAGGACACGTTCTTCAGGTTATGGGACCGGTTGTAGATGTTAAGTTTGCTAATGGCGAACTTCCAGCTATCTACAATGCCCTAACTGTAAATATTGATCGTCCCGGACAAGCTCAAGTAGTTTTAACGCTTGAAGTGGCTCTTCACCTTGGTGACGATTCAGTCCGTACAATCGCGATGGAATCTACTGATGGATTACAACGTGGTTCAGTAGTAAATGACTTGGGCAGAGCAATTTCTGTTCCAGTTGGAAATGTAACATTAGGTCGAGTATTCAACGTACTTGGTGAAGTTATCGATTTAGGGGAAGAAATTCCATTAACAGAACGCCGTGACCCAATTCACCGTTCTGCACCTACATTCGAACATTTGTCCACAGAAGTTGAAATTCTTGAAACAGGTATTAAAGTTGTTGACTTGCTTGCCCCTTACATCAAAGGTGGTAAAATCGGTCTCTTCGGTGGTGCCGGTGTAGGTAAAACAGTTCTTATCCAAGAATTGATCAACAACATCGCTCAAGAGCACGGTGGTTTATCCGTATTCGCTGGTGTTGGTGAACGTACACGTGAAGGAAATGATTTATACTTTGAAATGAGCGACTCTGGCGTTATTAAGAAAACGGCAATGGTTTTCGGTCAAATGAACGAGCCACCAGGCGCACGTATGCGTGTTGCTTTAACTGGTTTGACTATGGCAGAATATTTCCGTGACGAACAAGGCGCGGACGTTCTTCTTTTCATCGATAATATCTTCCGTTTCACACAAGCAGGATCTGAAGTATCGGCTTTACTAGGTCGTATGCCATCAGCAGTTGGTTACCAACCAACACTTGCTACAGAAATGGGTCAATTACAAGAACGTATTACAACTACAAGCGCAGGTTCAGTAACATCGATTCAAGCGATTTATGTACCAGCCGATGACTATACGGATCCGGCTCCGGCTACAACTTTCGCTCACTTAGATGCAACGACTAACCTTGAGCGTAAACTTTCTGAGATGGGTATTTACCCGGCGGTAGATCCTTTAGCTTCAACTTCTCGTGCATTGTCACCTGAAATTGTTGGTGAAGAGCATTACGCAATCTCACGTGAAGTTCAGGAAACTTTACAACGTTACAGAGAGCTACAAGATATCATTGCAATCCTTGGTATGGATGAGTTAAGTGATGAAGACAAGCAAACGGTTAACCGTGCGCGTCGTGTTCAAAACTTCCTTTCTCAGAACTTCCACGTTGCTGAGCAGTTCACTGGCCAAAAAGGTTCTTATGTTCCTGTTCAAGAAACGATCAAAGGATTCAGAGGAATTCTTGATGGAAAATATGACCACTTGCCAGAAGATGCTTTCCGTTTAGTTGGACGCATTGAAGATGTTATTGCAAAAGCAAAAGGCATGGGCGTAGAAGTCTAA
- the atpG gene encoding ATP synthase F1 subunit gamma: MASLRDIKNRITSTKKTSQITRAMQMVSASKLSRAEVNAKAFVPYMHKIQDVVASIAAGSSDTSNPMMIARPVKKTAYLVITSDRGLVGGYNSNILRTVMSRIRERHTSNDDFVILSVGRKGQEFFAKQGMTILESAIALPDHPTFADIKEITRKAVGMFSDGTYDEVYMYYNHFVSAIQQEVTEKKVLPLTDIQPTGSTASYEFDPSAEAILEVLLPQYAESLIFGAVLDGKASEHAASMTAMKSATDNASDLINGLTLQYNRARQAAITQEITEIVGGASAQE, from the coding sequence GTGGCATCATTACGCGATATAAAAAACCGAATTACGTCAACTAAGAAAACAAGTCAGATCACAAGAGCCATGCAAATGGTTTCTGCATCTAAACTAAGCCGTGCGGAAGTAAATGCGAAAGCGTTCGTTCCATACATGCACAAAATTCAAGACGTAGTAGCATCAATCGCAGCTGGGTCATCAGACACTAGCAACCCGATGATGATTGCTCGTCCTGTAAAGAAAACCGCTTATTTAGTGATTACATCAGATCGTGGTCTTGTAGGCGGATATAACAGTAATATTCTTCGTACAGTTATGAGTAGAATCCGTGAACGACACACCTCTAATGACGACTTTGTTATCCTGAGCGTTGGCCGGAAAGGTCAGGAATTCTTTGCGAAGCAAGGAATGACGATTCTTGAAAGTGCAATCGCACTTCCGGATCATCCGACGTTTGCGGATATTAAAGAAATAACGCGCAAAGCTGTTGGTATGTTCTCAGATGGTACGTATGATGAAGTTTATATGTACTACAATCACTTTGTTTCAGCAATTCAACAAGAAGTCACAGAGAAAAAAGTCTTGCCGCTGACGGATATTCAACCGACTGGATCAACTGCTTCATATGAGTTTGATCCTTCAGCAGAAGCGATTCTGGAAGTTCTTCTTCCTCAATACGCAGAAAGCTTAATCTTTGGGGCTGTTCTTGATGGCAAAGCGAGTGAACATGCTGCTTCCATGACAGCAATGAAGAGCGCGACCGATAATGCGTCTGATTTGATTAATGGATTGACACTTCAATACAACCGTGCACGCCAAGCGGCAATCACTCAGGAAATCACTGAGATTGTCGGCGGAGCATCTGCACAAGAGTAA